One Halosegnis longus DNA window includes the following coding sequences:
- the nuoK gene encoding NADH-quinone oxidoreductase subunit NuoK — protein MAVPVEYYLVFSTLIFCIGLFGILTRRNALFFLMSVELMLNAANINLVAFSFYHGNLTGQVFSLFTMALAAAEVAIGIGIILVLYRNFADVDVTRATTLRW, from the coding sequence ATGGCCGTTCCGGTCGAGTATTATCTCGTGTTCTCGACGCTCATCTTCTGTATCGGCCTGTTCGGCATCCTGACCCGACGGAACGCGCTGTTCTTCCTGATGTCCGTCGAGCTGATGTTGAACGCGGCGAACATCAACCTCGTCGCGTTCTCCTTCTATCACGGAAATCTCACCGGACAGGTGTTCAGTCTGTTCACGATGGCGCTGGCCGCGGCGGAGGTCGCCATCGGTATCGGCATCATCCTCGTCCTCTACCGCAACTTCGCGGACGTGGACGTGACCCGCGCGACAACTCTGAGGTGGTAA
- a CDS encoding NADH-quinone oxidoreductase subunit N, whose product MVEPAWAATAPVLVLVATALALFLVDSIDPESNRPRLLSGVAFVGALAAMGVSLVYLLTGVGVEPISLYGGQLVVDQMALFFQVIVTSVTAVVVLGSHDYLDSHAYQAEYYTLIMLAVTGMAVMAAAGSLAVAFIALELASLPSYALVAFMKQNKGSVEAGLKYFLIGALSSAVFAFGISLVYAATGTLMLDGIAEELTQGTELPGVLGVGLLMIIGGFAYKTASVPFHFWAPEAYEGAPAPVSAFISSASKAAGFALAFRVLVVAFPIASSGVQNALDWTVVVTILAVATMTLGNFAAATQENVKRMLAYSSIGHAGYVLIALAALTGTGDQSLILGAGMIHLLVYGFMNTGAFLFVALAEHWDVGRTFQDYRGLAEQAPFVSVAMTVFMFSLAGLPVGAGFLSKYYLFAGAVSGGLWWLALVGAVNSALSLFYYSRVVKALWIDEPDEPHVIESYPSALYGAVIVAAVVTVGLLPGLVLFDNVAFDAAAVLFG is encoded by the coding sequence ATGGTCGAGCCGGCATGGGCGGCGACCGCGCCCGTCCTCGTTCTCGTGGCGACGGCGCTCGCCCTGTTCCTCGTGGACAGTATCGACCCCGAGTCGAACCGCCCGCGACTGCTCTCTGGCGTGGCCTTCGTCGGCGCGCTCGCCGCCATGGGCGTCTCGCTCGTCTATCTGCTCACTGGCGTCGGCGTGGAGCCGATTTCGCTGTACGGTGGCCAGCTCGTCGTCGACCAGATGGCGCTGTTCTTCCAGGTCATCGTCACCAGCGTGACGGCCGTCGTCGTGCTCGGCAGCCACGACTACCTCGACAGCCACGCGTATCAGGCGGAGTACTACACGCTCATCATGCTCGCCGTGACCGGGATGGCTGTGATGGCCGCCGCCGGCTCGCTCGCGGTCGCGTTCATCGCGCTTGAGCTCGCCTCGCTGCCCTCGTACGCGCTCGTCGCGTTCATGAAACAGAACAAGGGCAGCGTCGAGGCCGGACTCAAGTACTTCCTCATCGGTGCGCTCTCGTCTGCCGTGTTCGCGTTCGGTATCTCGCTGGTCTATGCGGCGACCGGGACGCTGATGCTCGATGGTATCGCCGAAGAACTCACGCAGGGAACCGAGCTGCCGGGCGTGCTCGGAGTCGGTCTCCTGATGATTATCGGCGGCTTCGCGTACAAGACCGCGAGCGTGCCGTTCCACTTCTGGGCTCCGGAGGCGTACGAGGGTGCACCCGCACCGGTCTCGGCGTTCATCTCCTCGGCGTCGAAGGCGGCCGGCTTCGCGCTCGCCTTCCGCGTGCTCGTCGTCGCGTTCCCGATTGCCAGCTCCGGCGTGCAGAACGCGCTCGACTGGACGGTCGTCGTGACGATACTCGCCGTCGCCACCATGACGCTCGGTAACTTCGCGGCCGCGACACAGGAGAACGTCAAGCGGATGTTGGCGTACTCCTCCATCGGCCACGCCGGCTACGTGCTCATTGCGCTCGCAGCACTCACCGGCACGGGCGACCAGAGTCTCATCCTCGGCGCGGGGATGATTCACCTGCTCGTCTACGGCTTCATGAACACCGGCGCGTTCCTGTTCGTCGCGCTCGCGGAGCACTGGGACGTGGGGCGCACCTTCCAGGATTACCGTGGCCTGGCGGAGCAGGCACCGTTCGTCAGCGTCGCCATGACCGTGTTCATGTTCTCGCTGGCCGGGCTGCCGGTCGGGGCGGGCTTCCTCTCGAAGTACTACCTCTTTGCCGGCGCGGTCAGCGGCGGGCTGTGGTGGCTCGCGCTCGTCGGTGCCGTCAACAGCGCACTGTCGCTGTTCTACTACAGCCGCGTCGTGAAGGCGCTGTGGATCGACGAGCCGGACGAGCCACACGTCATCGAGTCGTACCCGTCGGCGCTGTACGGTGCCGTCATCGTCGCCGCGGTCGTGACCGTGGGACTGCTCCCCGGGCTCGTTCTGTTCGACAACGTGGCCTTCGACGCCGCCGCTGTGCTGTTCGGCTAA
- a CDS encoding complex I subunit 4 family protein yields the protein MMIELLIALCLLGAFAVFVLPDEYAPKAAFGISLVPLALSLYMYLTFDGTGNALLGGDIAFESQYQWLTLGSYEVSWFMGLDGISMPLVVLATLLTTLAILASWTPINMRQSQFYGLMLFMEASLVGVFGALDFLIWFVFWEAVLVPMYFLIGIWGGARRKYAAIKFFVYTNIASIVMFVGFFGLVFGLGDSISSLALPEIAQALRTDGALGSLGAFGADRLALLAFVAMFIGFAVKVPIVPFHTWLPDAHVEAPTPASVMLAGVLLKMGTYALLRFNFTMLPSIARDLAVPIAVLGVVSILYGAMLALAQSDLKRIVAYSSVSSMGYVTLGLVAYTMYGTGGATFQMVSHGLISGLLFACVGVIYNTTHTRMVGDMSGLADKMPVTAGAFVAGAFAYMGLPLMAGFAAEFFVFVGSFDAHFAYSALLTALAMFGIVIVAGYLLWSMQRTLFGPFRSETDYEVTTASLHDVVPLLVLIVFIIALGTFPYDLAFERVLDATEPILETTAASFGGGL from the coding sequence ATGATGATCGAACTGCTCATCGCGCTGTGTCTGCTCGGCGCGTTCGCGGTGTTCGTCCTCCCCGACGAGTACGCACCGAAGGCCGCCTTCGGCATCTCGCTGGTGCCGCTTGCCCTCTCGCTGTACATGTACCTCACGTTCGACGGGACGGGCAACGCCTTGCTGGGTGGGGACATCGCCTTCGAGAGCCAGTATCAGTGGCTCACCCTCGGGAGCTACGAGGTGTCGTGGTTCATGGGGCTCGACGGTATCTCGATGCCGCTGGTCGTGCTCGCCACGCTGCTCACGACGCTTGCGATTCTCGCGTCGTGGACGCCAATCAACATGCGCCAGAGTCAGTTTTACGGGCTCATGCTGTTCATGGAGGCGTCGCTCGTCGGCGTCTTCGGCGCGCTCGATTTCCTCATCTGGTTCGTCTTCTGGGAGGCCGTGCTCGTCCCGATGTACTTCCTCATCGGTATCTGGGGCGGTGCACGCCGGAAGTACGCCGCAATCAAGTTCTTCGTCTACACGAACATCGCCTCGATTGTGATGTTCGTCGGCTTCTTCGGGCTGGTGTTCGGGCTGGGTGACTCCATCTCCTCGCTCGCGCTGCCCGAAATTGCGCAGGCGCTGCGCACGGACGGCGCGCTCGGTTCCCTCGGCGCGTTCGGTGCCGACCGACTCGCGCTGCTCGCCTTCGTGGCGATGTTCATCGGATTCGCGGTGAAGGTGCCAATCGTGCCGTTCCACACGTGGCTGCCGGACGCCCACGTCGAGGCACCGACACCGGCGTCGGTGATGCTGGCGGGCGTCCTCCTGAAGATGGGGACGTACGCACTGTTGCGATTCAACTTCACGATGCTCCCGAGCATCGCGCGCGACCTCGCGGTTCCGATTGCGGTGCTCGGCGTCGTGTCGATTCTGTACGGTGCGATGTTGGCGCTGGCCCAGTCGGACCTGAAGCGCATCGTCGCGTACTCGTCCGTGTCGTCGATGGGGTACGTCACGCTGGGTCTCGTCGCCTACACGATGTACGGGACCGGCGGCGCGACGTTCCAGATGGTGAGCCACGGACTCATCTCCGGGCTGCTGTTCGCCTGTGTCGGCGTCATCTACAACACCACGCATACGCGCATGGTCGGTGACATGTCCGGGCTCGCGGACAAGATGCCCGTGACGGCCGGCGCGTTCGTCGCCGGCGCGTTCGCGTACATGGGGCTGCCGCTGATGGCCGGCTTCGCGGCGGAGTTCTTCGTCTTCGTCGGGAGCTTCGACGCCCACTTCGCCTACTCCGCCCTGCTGACCGCGCTCGCGATGTTCGGTATCGTCATCGTGGCCGGCTACCTGCTGTGGTCGATGCAGCGGACGCTGTTCGGTCCGTTCCGCTCGGAGACCGACTACGAAGTCACGACCGCATCGCTCCACGACGTGGTTCCACTCCTCGTGCTCATCGTGTTCATCATCGCCCTCGGGACGTTCCCGTACGACCTCGCGTTCGAGCGCGTGCTCGACGCAACTGAACCGATTCTCGAAACCACTGCCGCGAGCTTCGGAGGTGGGCTCTGA
- a CDS encoding DHH family phosphoesterase yields MASRLVLGCGSVGRQLAVAESSRTHVVTEDEHRVETLRADGIAATLGDPADPATVAAVSFEPDTVVVGSDDPAQNCTIAAFAADAFPEARLFAFTGQEPTDAQRERLHRLADDVHDPADALSSFMLDRVGDDGLQTRRLMRVLRTAEPPLAVFAHDNPDPDAIASALALVRIAERAGLEAEACYFGDISHQENRALVNLLDLELQTFSSDEALPEFGSVALVDHSRPGINDQLPPETDIDIVVDHHPPRAPVEASFVDLRSNVGSTSTLFADYLRRLGIDPTPELATALLFGIQVDTDDFSREVAEEDFDAAAYLVSFVDAAKLERIESPSVSVETVEILASAISNRDVRDGVLASYVGAISDRDALAQAADQLLTMDGVSTTLVFGTIDDTVFASARARGSELDLGEALREAFDQIGSAGGHADMAGAQIPVGGLGAEDETDTAIRDVISERFFETVGVGTNTAPAAVYAKDTHLGLAEALPDHDDNDDAA; encoded by the coding sequence ATGGCATCCCGACTCGTCTTGGGCTGCGGGTCGGTCGGCAGACAGCTCGCCGTCGCCGAGAGTAGCCGCACACACGTCGTAACAGAGGACGAACACCGGGTCGAGACGCTCCGGGCGGACGGTATCGCTGCGACGCTCGGCGACCCGGCGGACCCGGCGACTGTCGCGGCGGTCTCCTTCGAGCCGGATACGGTCGTCGTCGGGAGCGACGACCCGGCACAAAACTGCACGATTGCGGCCTTCGCTGCCGACGCGTTCCCGGAAGCCCGACTGTTCGCGTTCACCGGCCAGGAGCCGACCGACGCACAACGCGAGCGGCTCCACCGGCTCGCCGACGACGTACACGACCCCGCAGACGCGCTCTCGTCGTTCATGCTCGACCGGGTCGGCGACGACGGGCTACAGACCCGGCGGCTCATGCGCGTGTTGCGCACCGCCGAGCCGCCGCTTGCGGTGTTCGCACACGACAATCCCGACCCGGACGCCATCGCGAGTGCGCTCGCGCTCGTGCGCATCGCAGAGCGTGCCGGTCTCGAGGCCGAGGCGTGTTACTTCGGGGATATCAGCCACCAGGAGAACCGCGCGCTCGTGAACCTCCTCGATTTGGAGCTGCAGACGTTCTCCAGCGACGAGGCGCTTCCCGAGTTCGGCTCGGTCGCGCTCGTCGACCACTCGCGGCCGGGCATCAACGACCAGCTTCCGCCGGAGACCGACATCGACATAGTCGTCGACCACCACCCGCCGCGCGCGCCCGTCGAGGCGTCGTTCGTCGACCTCCGGTCGAACGTCGGCTCCACCTCCACGCTGTTTGCGGATTATCTCCGCAGGCTCGGTATCGACCCGACGCCGGAGCTCGCGACCGCACTCCTGTTTGGCATCCAGGTCGACACGGACGATTTCTCGCGTGAGGTGGCCGAAGAAGACTTCGACGCGGCCGCGTATCTCGTCTCCTTCGTCGACGCGGCGAAGCTCGAACGCATCGAGTCGCCGAGCGTGAGCGTCGAGACGGTCGAGATTCTCGCCAGCGCCATCTCGAACCGGGACGTGCGCGACGGCGTCTTGGCCTCGTACGTCGGTGCAATCTCCGACCGCGACGCCCTCGCGCAGGCGGCAGACCAGCTCCTCACGATGGACGGCGTGTCGACTACCCTCGTCTTCGGCACTATCGACGACACCGTCTTCGCGTCCGCCCGCGCTCGCGGCTCCGAACTCGATTTAGGGGAGGCGCTCCGCGAGGCGTTCGACCAGATCGGCTCTGCGGGCGGCCACGCCGACATGGCCGGCGCACAGATACCGGTCGGTGGGCTCGGTGCCGAAGACGAGACGGATACGGCGATTCGAGACGTCATCTCCGAGCGGTTCTTCGAGACGGTCGGCGTCGGCACGAACACAGCGCCAGCGGCCGTCTACGCCAAGGACACCCACCTCGGGTTGGCGGAGGCGCTCCCCGACCACGACGACAACGACGACGCGGCGTGA
- a CDS encoding complex I subunit 1/NuoH family protein: MTFTETISSLLPISGPIADFIGGAVASLLIISFLMSLVAVSGIWGKRKITAAFTDRIAVNRHGPFGLLIIVADAVRLLSKELIVPDGVDRPAWDLGPIVMASSALLGFAVIPMGDLFGLNLQIADPQAGLAYVFATASIASVGLVMAGYSSNNKYSMLGGLRAVAQNLAYEIPLVVTGVSVVLFAGSLQLSEIVAAQGETLVSLGGVAIPSWYAFVNPFAFILFMVANLAEVGRNPFDVPEAPTEIVAGWQTEYSSVYFVLCYLSEFIHIFLGGAIIATIFLGGPAGPFLPGFVWMVIKILGVYLFTQWCRSAIPRVRIDQLIEIGWKGLLELSFANLVLTAVIVGLL, from the coding sequence ATGACGTTCACGGAGACAATCAGCAGTCTGCTCCCGATTTCGGGCCCGATCGCCGACTTCATCGGCGGCGCAGTCGCGTCGCTGCTCATCATTTCATTCCTCATGTCGCTCGTCGCCGTCTCGGGCATCTGGGGGAAACGAAAGATCACGGCCGCGTTCACCGACCGCATCGCGGTGAACCGACACGGGCCGTTCGGGCTGCTTATCATCGTGGCCGACGCCGTCCGACTGCTCTCGAAGGAGCTCATCGTTCCGGACGGCGTCGACCGCCCGGCGTGGGACCTCGGCCCTATCGTGATGGCCTCGTCTGCGCTGCTCGGGTTCGCCGTCATCCCGATGGGTGACCTGTTCGGGCTGAATCTCCAGATTGCCGACCCGCAGGCCGGACTCGCGTACGTGTTCGCGACGGCCTCCATCGCGTCGGTCGGACTCGTGATGGCCGGCTACTCGTCGAACAACAAGTACTCGATGCTCGGTGGACTGCGTGCGGTCGCACAGAATCTCGCCTACGAGATTCCGCTGGTCGTGACCGGCGTCTCCGTCGTGCTGTTTGCCGGGTCGCTCCAGTTGAGCGAAATCGTCGCCGCACAGGGCGAGACGCTCGTCTCGCTGGGCGGCGTCGCGATTCCGTCGTGGTACGCCTTCGTGAACCCGTTCGCGTTCATCCTGTTCATGGTCGCGAACCTCGCGGAGGTCGGTCGGAATCCGTTCGACGTGCCCGAGGCACCGACGGAGATTGTCGCCGGATGGCAGACGGAGTACTCGTCGGTGTACTTCGTGTTGTGTTACCTCTCGGAGTTCATCCACATCTTCCTCGGCGGCGCCATCATCGCGACCATCTTCCTCGGCGGCCCCGCGGGACCGTTCCTGCCGGGCTTCGTCTGGATGGTGATCAAGATTCTGGGCGTCTACCTGTTCACCCAGTGGTGCCGGTCGGCGATTCCCCGCGTTCGAATCGACCAGCTCATCGAAATCGGCTGGAAGGGACTACTGGAGCTATCGTTCGCCAACCTCGTGCTCACGGCCGTAATCGTGGGGCTGCTCTAA
- a CDS encoding O-antigen ligase family protein: protein MNSNQIDFLTDLAYGLLLFAAIVLIATGSRAAGIAFGLGALVSYVVHVGWKMARFDPDWMTKEVTENLEESVAEEVSESVTEEVSKNVEETVTEEVSESVTEEVSKNVEKTVAEEVSKNVEETVSESVEETVTEEVTENMAEEVSKNVEETVTEEVTENVEETVTQKVTENVQATLTSELDSIIAQLEEVNERIDERDDEDEEEKEN, encoded by the coding sequence ATGAATTCGAACCAGATAGATTTCCTCACCGACCTCGCGTACGGGCTGCTTTTGTTCGCCGCTATCGTGCTCATTGCGACCGGAAGCAGAGCCGCAGGTATCGCCTTCGGACTCGGCGCGCTCGTCTCGTACGTCGTCCACGTCGGCTGGAAGATGGCCCGGTTCGACCCCGACTGGATGACCAAGGAGGTGACCGAGAACCTCGAAGAGAGCGTCGCAGAGGAAGTGTCGGAAAGCGTGACGGAGGAGGTCTCGAAGAACGTCGAGGAGACCGTTACGGAGGAAGTATCCGAGAGCGTGACGGAGGAGGTTTCGAAGAACGTCGAGAAGACGGTTGCCGAAGAGGTGTCGAAAAACGTCGAAGAGACCGTCAGCGAGAGCGTCGAGGAGACCGTCACGGAGGAGGTGACCGAAAACATGGCAGAGGAGGTTTCGAAGAACGTCGAGGAGACGGTCACGGAGGAAGTGACCGAAAACGTCGAGGAGACGGTGACCCAGAAGGTGACCGAGAACGTCCAGGCGACGCTGACCTCGGAACTGGACTCCATCATCGCCCAACTGGAGGAGGTCAACGAGCGAATCGACGAGCGCGACGACGAGGACGAGGAGGAAAAAGAGAACTAG
- a CDS encoding CBS pair associated ParBc domain-containing protein, whose product MEEGALDEKPRVRDYMTRDVATVSPDDTVSNVAKRIAESDETHSGFPVTNGRQVEGFITARDLLLADEVAPIFTVMTDDLVVAHPEMKIHDAGRVILRSGIQRLPVVDDAGNLVGIISNSDVVRSQIERATPSKVRKLMATLTNIHGVETTEERRTVSLAELTPTQSKVYTDELQGRSYELENGLAEPLVVIDNRGQLLLADGHHRVKAAHRLGIEEMDAYVIVLDQRVELGMAETARKEGLESVEDITEVDYGHHPLVETTHRLMDEN is encoded by the coding sequence ATGGAAGAGGGTGCGCTCGACGAGAAGCCGAGAGTCAGAGACTACATGACACGCGACGTCGCTACGGTGAGTCCCGACGACACCGTTTCGAACGTCGCAAAGCGCATCGCCGAGAGCGACGAGACACACTCCGGCTTCCCGGTGACGAACGGGAGACAGGTGGAGGGGTTCATCACGGCGCGTGACCTGCTGCTCGCAGACGAGGTCGCGCCGATATTCACCGTGATGACCGATGACCTCGTCGTCGCGCACCCGGAGATGAAGATACACGACGCCGGCCGCGTCATCCTCCGGTCCGGCATCCAGCGGCTCCCGGTGGTTGACGATGCCGGCAACCTCGTCGGCATCATCTCGAACTCGGACGTCGTCCGGTCACAGATCGAGCGAGCGACCCCGAGCAAGGTTCGGAAGCTAATGGCGACGCTGACCAACATCCACGGCGTCGAGACGACGGAGGAACGCCGGACGGTCAGCCTCGCCGAGTTGACGCCCACACAGAGCAAGGTGTACACCGACGAGCTACAGGGACGCAGCTACGAGCTGGAGAACGGGCTCGCCGAACCGCTCGTCGTCATCGACAACCGCGGGCAACTGCTGCTCGCCGACGGGCACCACCGAGTGAAGGCCGCCCACCGGCTCGGCATCGAGGAGATGGACGCGTACGTCATCGTCCTCGACCAGCGCGTCGAGTTGGGGATGGCAGAGACCGCGCGCAAGGAGGGGTTGGAGTCGGTCGAGGACATCACCGAGGTCGACTACGGCCACCACCCGCTGGTCGAGACCACCCACCGGCTCATGGACGAGAACTGA
- a CDS encoding NuoI/complex I 23 kDa subunit family protein yields the protein MIGLLKSMGTTMKHALGGETFTVEYPEETPEVSPRFRGVHKFSQERCIWCRQCENVCPNDTIQIVTDDQRNGEQYNLHIGQCIYCRLCEEVCPVDAILLTQNFEFTGDTKDDLAYNMEQLKNVPWYKDIDPLASREPDRSGWVGEGEGEVDYQ from the coding sequence ATGATCGGACTACTCAAATCGATGGGAACGACGATGAAACACGCCCTCGGCGGCGAGACGTTCACCGTCGAGTACCCCGAAGAGACGCCGGAAGTGTCACCGCGGTTCCGCGGTGTCCACAAGTTCTCACAGGAGCGGTGCATCTGGTGTCGCCAGTGTGAGAACGTCTGTCCGAACGACACGATTCAGATTGTCACGGACGACCAACGCAACGGCGAACAGTACAACCTCCACATCGGACAGTGCATTTACTGTCGGCTGTGCGAGGAGGTCTGTCCCGTCGACGCGATTCTGCTCACGCAGAACTTCGAGTTCACCGGCGACACGAAAGACGACCTCGCGTACAACATGGAACAGCTGAAGAACGTGCCGTGGTACAAGGATATCGACCCGCTCGCGTCTCGCGAACCCGACCGCAGCGGTTGGGTCGGCGAAGGCGAAGGCGAAGTCGACTACCAGTAA
- the nuoL gene encoding NADH-quinone oxidoreductase subunit L, with amino-acid sequence MAESLAFEFAPAIAVLPFVSFLVALFAGKYLPKKGAVAGMVATGGSLLFSLWALFAVHTGGAYQHTLYTWVGGEMVGFELTFGILLDQLSTLMLVIVSTIAFLVHMFSLGYMNDDGQTGLPRYYAELGLFTASMLGFVFADNLLMAFMFFELVGLCSYLLIGFWFREAGPPSAAKKAFLVTRFGDYFFLIGVVAIFATFGTSMFGGPGVEDSFAHIAEQVLNGEASVNTFGFEPQTWFTILGLLVLGGVMGKSAQFPFHTWLPDAMEGPTPVSALIHAATMVAAGVYLVARMYGFYALSPTALAIIALVGGFTALFAATMGVVKKEIKQVLAYSTISQYGYIMLALGGGGYVAGVFHLTTHAFFKALLFLGAGSVIIAMHHNENMWDMGGLKEKMPVTYYAFLSGSLALAGIVPFSGFWSKDEVLYETLVHGLGGSPILLAAYAMGIIAVFFTGFYTFRMVLLTFHGEPRSETAEDPEPVRWNVKVPLGILGVLAAVVGVINLVPVHAVVSAVPEILHDWLYYGPEGLNGEHYHELITNAEFAGYSAGELFGLGEVGTLFASAGISLTVALAGSAVALALYRGPDPVEHTDKLGSLKTVLFNNYYQDEYQVWLAEGLTVRVARVADRFDRGVIDGVVNFVSNLSLFSGDRLRRLQTGIVTNYAALLTLGLTLLLVAFGVMQGWFA; translated from the coding sequence ATGGCAGAATCACTCGCATTCGAGTTTGCACCCGCTATCGCGGTGCTCCCGTTCGTATCGTTCCTCGTCGCACTGTTCGCCGGCAAGTACCTCCCGAAGAAGGGAGCGGTCGCCGGGATGGTCGCGACGGGTGGCTCGCTGCTGTTCTCGCTGTGGGCACTCTTCGCCGTCCACACGGGCGGGGCCTACCAGCACACGCTGTACACGTGGGTCGGCGGCGAGATGGTCGGGTTCGAGCTAACCTTCGGTATTCTGCTCGACCAGCTCTCGACGCTGATGTTGGTCATCGTCTCGACCATCGCCTTCCTCGTCCACATGTTCTCGCTCGGCTACATGAACGACGACGGCCAGACGGGACTCCCGCGGTACTACGCCGAACTCGGCTTGTTCACGGCGAGCATGCTCGGATTCGTCTTCGCGGACAATCTCCTGATGGCGTTCATGTTCTTCGAGCTGGTCGGGCTCTGCTCGTATCTCCTCATCGGCTTCTGGTTCCGCGAGGCCGGCCCGCCGTCGGCGGCGAAGAAGGCGTTCCTCGTCACCCGCTTCGGTGACTACTTCTTCCTCATCGGCGTCGTCGCCATCTTCGCGACGTTCGGCACGAGCATGTTCGGCGGTCCCGGCGTGGAAGACTCCTTCGCACACATCGCAGAGCAGGTGCTCAACGGCGAGGCGAGCGTCAACACGTTCGGCTTCGAGCCGCAGACCTGGTTCACGATTCTCGGCTTGCTCGTCCTCGGCGGCGTGATGGGGAAGTCGGCGCAGTTCCCCTTCCACACCTGGCTGCCGGACGCGATGGAAGGTCCGACGCCCGTCTCCGCGCTGATTCACGCCGCGACGATGGTCGCCGCGGGCGTGTACCTCGTCGCCCGGATGTACGGCTTCTACGCGCTGTCCCCGACTGCCCTCGCGATTATCGCGCTGGTCGGCGGCTTCACTGCGCTGTTCGCCGCGACGATGGGCGTCGTCAAGAAGGAAATCAAGCAGGTGCTCGCGTACTCGACCATCTCCCAGTACGGCTACATCATGCTCGCGCTGGGCGGCGGCGGCTACGTGGCCGGGGTCTTCCATCTCACCACCCACGCCTTCTTCAAGGCGCTCCTGTTCCTCGGTGCGGGGTCGGTCATCATCGCGATGCACCACAACGAGAACATGTGGGACATGGGTGGGCTGAAAGAGAAGATGCCCGTCACCTACTACGCGTTCCTCTCCGGGTCGCTCGCGCTCGCGGGCATCGTCCCGTTCTCCGGCTTCTGGTCGAAAGACGAAGTGCTGTACGAGACGCTGGTCCACGGGCTCGGCGGCTCGCCGATTCTGCTGGCCGCGTACGCGATGGGTATCATTGCGGTGTTCTTCACCGGCTTCTACACCTTCCGGATGGTGCTTCTCACCTTCCACGGTGAGCCGCGGTCCGAGACCGCAGAAGACCCCGAACCGGTCCGCTGGAACGTCAAGGTGCCACTCGGCATCCTCGGCGTGCTCGCGGCCGTCGTCGGCGTCATCAACCTCGTGCCGGTCCACGCCGTCGTGAGCGCGGTGCCGGAGATTCTCCACGACTGGCTCTACTACGGGCCGGAGGGGCTCAACGGCGAGCACTACCACGAGCTCATCACGAACGCAGAGTTCGCCGGCTACAGCGCTGGTGAGCTGTTCGGGCTCGGCGAGGTCGGAACGCTGTTCGCCTCCGCCGGCATCTCGCTGACCGTCGCACTCGCCGGCTCCGCGGTGGCGCTCGCGCTGTACCGCGGTCCCGACCCGGTCGAACACACGGACAAACTCGGCTCTCTCAAGACAGTGCTATTCAACAACTACTACCAAGACGAGTATCAGGTCTGGCTCGCGGAGGGGTTGACGGTGCGCGTCGCACGCGTCGCCGACCGGTTCGACCGGGGCGTCATCGACGGCGTCGTCAACTTCGTCTCCAATCTGAGCCTCTTCAGCGGTGACCGGCTCCGCCGGCTCCAGACGGGTATCGTAACGAACTACGCGGCGCTGTTGACGCTGGGGCTGACGCTGCTGCTTGTCGCCTTCGGCGTCATGCAGGGGTGGTTCGCATGA
- a CDS encoding NADH-quinone oxidoreductase subunit J, with amino-acid sequence MAVTLELVAFLLFALLTAASSLGVVLVRDVWHSALLLGVALTSVAIHYVMLRAEFLATMQILVYIGGVLVLIVFAVMLVRRTEDGTIEVTT; translated from the coding sequence ATGGCTGTAACACTCGAACTAGTGGCGTTTCTGTTGTTCGCGCTGTTGACAGCAGCGAGCAGCCTCGGCGTCGTGCTGGTTCGTGATGTCTGGCACAGTGCGCTCCTGTTGGGGGTGGCACTCACGTCGGTCGCGATCCACTACGTGATGTTGCGCGCCGAGTTCCTCGCAACGATGCAGATACTCGTCTACATCGGCGGGGTTCTCGTCCTGATCGTGTTCGCCGTGATGCTCGTCCGCAGAACCGAAGACGGCACAATCGAGGTGACGACATGA